One stretch of Xiphophorus maculatus strain JP 163 A chromosome 19, X_maculatus-5.0-male, whole genome shotgun sequence DNA includes these proteins:
- the LOC102223967 gene encoding collagen alpha-1(X) chain-like: MDLRVASILLLIVASAAATGKGYVVKKVVPMNVKSHVVSVAGEPGPPGEPGPEGPQGPPGSPGQDGVGYSGPQGPPGPPGQPGRSIAGKPGTPGGPGKPGIPGAPGERGDTGATGLQGPRGVPGSPGSPGPAGLSATGKPGPSGLPGAMGPRGEPGLKGHPGVPGLPGAKGDRGIGAPGPQGETGPQGPMGPTGATGAPGIGRPGKPGTNGEPGKSGSPGRDGSSGPMGPQGPKGHTGAPGIGLPGKSGENGAPGLPGPAGLKGHQGPAGAPGAPGVPGYGKPGANGEKGERGASGSPGATGPKGEQGPTGYTGATGATGSMGPVGPQGERGFPGATGPTGLKGDTGPSGPQGPKGHKGDQGAQGFQGKQGYPGAAGPPGPRGATGPAGDKGDGGAPGTPGAPGIPGPAGPKGHTGRPGEPGASGSDGSPGQRGPAGPQGPSGATGPKGHPGLPGPPGPAGLAAKGVSGPQGPAGQPGEPGADGEPGPAGPPGPPGPPGEVVFEKGMGLSEVMVKSSVSAFTAVLATPYPAAGTPIKFDQIVYNAENHYDPESGIFTCHVPGIYYFSYSIHVNGAHALVALYKNGQPIMFTYDEYNKGFLDQMSGSAVLLLDEHDTVYVQIPDEEANGVFAAENVHCSFSGFLIAST; encoded by the exons ATGGACCTACGAGTGGCAAGCATCCTCCTTCTCATTGTGGCCTCTGCAGCAGCCACTGGAAAGGGCTACGTGGTGAAGAAAGTGGTGCCCATGAATGTTAAGAGCCACG TGGTATCAGTGGCAGGTGAGCCTGGTCCTCCAGGTGAGCCTGGGCCCGAGGGACCTCAAGGCCCACCTGGCTCCCCAGGTCAGGATGGCGTAGGTTATTCTGGACCTCAAGGGCCCCCTGGACCTCCCGGACAACCTGGCCGCTCCATCGCTGGCAAACCTGGAACTCCAGGTGGACCTGGCAAACCCGGCATCCCTGGAGCACCTGGTGAGAGGGGAGACACCGGAGCCACTGGCCTTCAGGGACCAAGGGGAGTTCCTGGTTCTCCTGGAAGCCCAGGACCTGCTGGTCTGTCTGCAACTGGCAAACCAGGACCTTCTGGCCTTCCTGGAGCAATGGGACCAAGAGGAGAGCCTGGCTTGAAAGGACATCCAGGTGTTCCTGGACTTCCTGGGGCTAAGGGTGATAGAGGGATTGGAGCTCCTGGACCTCAAGGTGAAACCGGACCTCAGGGACCTATGGGTCCAACTGGAGCAACCGGTGCACCAGGAATCGGAAGGCCAGGCAAACCAGGTACCAATGGTGAGCCAGGAAAGTCAGGTAGCCCAGGTAGAGATGGTTCTTCCGGCCCCATGGGACCACAGGGACCCAAGGGACACACTGGTGCCCCAGGTATAGGTCTTCCAGGTAAATCAGGTGAGAATGGTGCCCCTGGTTTGCCTGGTCCTGCTGGGCTTAAGGGTCATCAGGGACCTGCTGGAGCTCCTGGTGCCCCTGGAGTTCCAGGATACGGAAAGCCAGGTGCAAATGGTGagaagggagagagaggagccTCAGGTAGCCCAGGTGCCACAGGTCCAAAGGGAGAGCAGGGCCCAACAGGTTATACTGGGGCTACTGGTGCCACTGGCTCAATGGGTCCAGTTGGACCTCAAGGTGAAAGAGGTTTCCCTGGAGCCACTGGCCCCACTGGTCTTAAAGGTGACACAGGTCCATCTGGACCTCAGGGACCTAAGGGACACAAGGGAGATCAGGGAGCACAGGGTTTCCAAGGCAAGCAGGGTTATCCAGGGGCTGCTGGTCCTCCTGGACCCAGAGGGGCCACTGGACCTGCAGGTGACAAAGGTGATGGTGGTGCCCCAGGTACCCCAGGTGCTCCAGGTATCCCAGGGCCTGCTGGACCCAAAGGACACACTGGTCGCCCTGGTGAGCCAGGTGCCTCTGGATCTGATGGATCTCCAGGTCAAAGAGGACCTGCTGGACCACAAGGACCTTCTGGTGCTACTGGCCCTAAGGGACACCCAGGTCTCCCTGGACCTCCTGGTCCTGCTGGTTTGGCTGCAAAGGGTGTTTCTGGACCTCAGGGTCCCGCTGGTCAACCCGGTGAGCCCGGAGCTGATGGAGAGCCTGGCCCCGCTGGCCCTCCTGGTCCCCCTGGACCTCCTGGTGAGGTTGTCTTCGAGAAGGGCATGGGACTGAGTGAGGTTATGGTCAAGTCCTCCGTGTCTGCATTCACTGCAGTTCTGGCCACTCCCTACCCTGCTGCTGGCACTCCCATCAAGTTTGACCAGATTGTTTACAATGCTGAGAATCACTATGACCCTGAGTCAGGCATCTTCACCTGCCATGTTCCTGGAATTTACTACTTCTCCTACAGCATCCATGTCAATGGAGCTCATGCCCTGGTGGCTCTGTACAAGAATGGCCAGCCAATTATGTTCACTTATGATGAGTATAACAAGGGTTTCCTGGACCAGATGTCTGGTAGCGCTGTCCTCTTGCTCGATGAGCACGACACAGTCTACGTCCAGATCCCTGATGAAGAGGCCAATGGTGTCTTTGCTGCAGAGAATGTCCACTGCTCTTTCTCTGGATTCCT